The following coding sequences lie in one Populus trichocarpa isolate Nisqually-1 chromosome 14, P.trichocarpa_v4.1, whole genome shotgun sequence genomic window:
- the LOC112324026 gene encoding uncharacterized protein LOC112324026 isoform X15: MDDYFSSVLPILLLLMEQGFKFDPSDEELIRKYLVPKTRGDIMRGLPMAVVNLCEHEPWDLPGKSIIKLTGQVAWYFLCPRDLRGKVHRRKTKAGYWKPTSQQKSITAEHTNKKIGVVRTLRFYEKQVRTGWMIYEFDLIAESSQFKKGQFVLCKLEFDSKGEKSKKGEQSHHIAPVSHSEVEPSQSMDSDSENINPSEMAMRYSPCDESELSHHAGSHFGNQNPSELMNNSARQLSELSHHMASDSENNLMPNLVYDGSGSSHSTVFNCEDLYWNQPTVDSAYNGSESLYMAFDSENQNPNELPTVDNSASNVSKNHGMAFGLANHNPNVSLTVDNSTSNVSESHHMALVLENQNLNNSISILTCENSLMASRGLENQEPFFPPCSLINQSTYDKSESSSLMDFDFENQNLVKEFDISAFCEGVWSNTTATPPDFGNQNPCKKTDMSTLEEGYSSYFNSSSSDNDLADVALPEQVSPGLQAEIEGCFEQENIPNPALVQLPAYMEESHSFRGFGTLENQEPFFSPRSFINQSTYDKSESSSLMNFDFGNQNLVKEFDISAFGEGVWSNTTATPPDFGNQNPCKKTDMSTLEEGYSSYFNSSSSDNDLADVALPEQVSPGPQAEIEGCFEQENIPNPALVQLPACMEESHSFRGFGTLENQEPFFPSCSFINQSTYDKSESSSLMNFDFGNQNLVKEFDISAFGEGVWSNTTATPPDFGNQNPCKKTDMSTPEEGYSSYFNSSSSDNDLADVALPEVSPGPQAEIEGCFEQENIPNPTLVQLPFLGFE, encoded by the exons ATGGACGACTATTTCTCATCAG tccTGCCAATCTTACTGCTATTAATGGAACAAGGATTCAAATTTGATCCATCCGATGAAGAATTAATAAGGAAGTATCTGGTGCCGAAAACCCGTGGTGATATCATGAGAGGCTTGCCCATGGCAGTCGTTAACCTATGCGAGCATGAGCCATGGGATCTACCTG GTAAATCCATTATAAAGTTAACCGGTCAAGTAGCGTGGTATTTCTTATGCCCTCGCGATCTTAGGGGCAAAGTTCACCGCAGAAAAACCAAGGCCGGATACTGGAAACCGACCAGCCAGCAAAAGTCAATAACGGCTGAGCATACTAATAAAAAGATTGGGGTAGTGAGGACTTTGAGATTCTATGAAAAACAAGTGAGGACTGGTTGGATGATATACGAATTTGACCTCATCGCCGAATCTAGCCAGTTTAAAAAG GGGCAATTTGTTCTCTGTAAACTGGAGTTTGATTCAAAAGGAGAGAAGAGCAAGAAAGGTGAACAAAGCCACCATATAGCTCCAGTCTCCCATTCTGAAGTTGAACCAAGTCAGAGTATGGATTCTGATTCTGAAAATATAAACCCAAGTGAGATGGCTATGAGATATTCACCTTGTGATGAAAGTGAATTAAGCCATCATGCGGGTTCCCATTTTGGAAATCAAAATCCAAGTGAGCTGATGAATAATTCAGCTCGCCAACTTAGTGAGTTAAGCCACCATATGGCTTCTGATTCTGAAAATAACCTAATGCCTAATTTAGTTTATGATGGAAGTGGGTCAAGCCACTCCACGGTTTTTAATTGTGAAGATCTTTACTGGAATCAGCCTACAGTTGATTCAGCTTATAATGGAAGCGAAAGCCTTTACATGGCTTTCGATTCtgaaaatcaaaacccaaatgAGCTCCCGACAGTTGATAATTCAGCTTCTAATGTCAGCAAAAACCATGGCATGGCTTTTGGTTTGGCAAATCATAACCCGAATGTATCGCTGACAGTTGATAATTCAACTTCTAATGTCAGTGAAAGTCATCATATGGCTTTAGTTttggaaaatcaaaatctaaacaATAGCATTTCTATATTAACTTGTGAGAATTCTTTAATGGCTTCTCGTGGTTTGGAAAATCAAGAACCATTCTTTCCACCTTGTAGTCTTATAAACCAGTCAACGTATGATAAGAGTGAATCAAGTAGCCTaatggattttgattttgaaaatcaaaatctagTAAAGGAATTCGATATATCAGCCTTCTGTGAAGGTGTATGGAGTAATACCACAGCAACTCCTCCGGATTTTGGAAATCAAAATCCTTGTAAGAAGACTGATATGTCAACCCTTGAAGAAGGTTATTCGAGTTACTTTAACTCCTCTTCTTCAGATAATGATCTAGCTGATGTGGCGCTTCCAGAG CAGGTAAGCCCTGGACTACAAGCAGAGATAGAAGGGTGTTTCGAGCAAGAAAACATCCCCAACCCTGCACTTGTCCAGCTTCCTGCGTACATGGAGGAAAGCCACTCCTTCAGGGGCTTTGGTACCTTGGAAAATCAAGAACCATTCTTTTCACCTCGTAGTTTTATAAACCAGTCAACGTATGATAAGAGTGAATCAAGTAGCCTAATGAACTTTGATTTTGGAAATCAAAATCTAGTAAAGGAATTCGATATATCAGCCTTCGGTGAAGGTGTATGGAGTAATACCACAGCAACTCCTCCGGATTTTGGAAATCAAAATCCTTGTAAGAAGACTGATATGTCAACCCTTGAAGAAGGTTATTCGAGTTACTTTAACTCCTCTTCTTCAGATAATGATCTAGCTGATGTGGCGCTTCCAGAG CAGGTAAGCCCTGGACCACAAGCAGAGATAGAAGGGTGTTTCGAGCAAGAAAACATCCCCAACCCTGCACTTGTCCAGCTTCCTGCGTGCATGGAGGAAAGCCACTCCTTCAGGGGCTTTGGTACCTTGGAAAATCAAGAACCATTCTTTCCATCTTGTAGTTTTATAAACCAGTCAACGTATGATAAGAGTGAATCAAGTAGCCTAATGAACTTTGATTTTGGAAATCAAAATCTAGTAAAGGAATTCGATATATCAGCCTTCGGTGAAGGTGTATGGAGTAATACCACAGCAACTCCTCCGGATTTTGGAAATCAAAATCCTTGTAAGAAGACTGATATGTCAACCCCTGAAGAAG GTTATTCGAGTTACTTTAACTCCTCTTCTTCAGATAATGATCTAGCTGATGTGGCGCTTCCAGAG GTAAGCCCTGGACCACAAGCAGAGATAGAAGGGTGTTTCGAGCAAGAAAACATCCCCAACCCTACACTTGTCCAGCTTCCTTTTCTGGGGTTCGAGTAG
- the LOC112324026 gene encoding uncharacterized protein LOC112324026 isoform X11, translating into MDDYFSSVLPILLLLMEQGFKFDPSDEELIRKYLVPKTRGDIMRGLPMAVVNLCEHEPWDLPGKSIIKLTGQVAWYFLCPRDLRGKVHRRKTKAGYWKPTSQQKSITAEHTNKKIGVVRTLRFYEKQVRTGWMIYEFDLIAESSQFKKGQFVLCKLEFDSKGEKSKKGEQSHHIAPVSHSEVEPSQSMDSDSENINPSEMAMRYSPCDESELSHHAGSHFGNQNPSELMNNSARQLSELSHHMASDSENNLMPNLVYDGSGSSHSTVFNCEDLYWNQPTVDSAYNGSESLYMAFDSENQNPNELPTVDNSASNVSKNHGMAFGLANHNPNVSLTVDNSTSNVSESHHMALVLENQNLNNSISILTCENSLMASRGLENQEPFFPPCSLINQSTYDKSESSSLMDFDFENQNLVKEFDISAFCEGVWSNTTATPPDFGNQNPCKKTDMSTLEEGYSSYFNSSSSDNDLADVALPEQVSPGLQAEIEGCFEQENIPNPALVQLPAYMEESHSFRGFGTLENQEPFFSPRSFINQSTYDKSESSSLMNFDFGNQNLVKEFDISAFGEGVWSNTTATPPDFGNQNPCKKTDMSTLEEGYSSYFNSSSSDNDLADVALPEQVSPGPQAEIEGCFEQENIPNPALVQLPACMEESHSFRGFGTLENQEPFFPSCSFINQSTYDKSESSSLMNFDFGNQNLVKEFDISAFGEGVWSNTTATPPDFGNQNPCKKTDMSTPEEGYSSYFNSSSSDNDLADVALPEQVSPGPQAEIEGCFEQENIPNPTLVQLPFLGFE; encoded by the exons ATGGACGACTATTTCTCATCAG tccTGCCAATCTTACTGCTATTAATGGAACAAGGATTCAAATTTGATCCATCCGATGAAGAATTAATAAGGAAGTATCTGGTGCCGAAAACCCGTGGTGATATCATGAGAGGCTTGCCCATGGCAGTCGTTAACCTATGCGAGCATGAGCCATGGGATCTACCTG GTAAATCCATTATAAAGTTAACCGGTCAAGTAGCGTGGTATTTCTTATGCCCTCGCGATCTTAGGGGCAAAGTTCACCGCAGAAAAACCAAGGCCGGATACTGGAAACCGACCAGCCAGCAAAAGTCAATAACGGCTGAGCATACTAATAAAAAGATTGGGGTAGTGAGGACTTTGAGATTCTATGAAAAACAAGTGAGGACTGGTTGGATGATATACGAATTTGACCTCATCGCCGAATCTAGCCAGTTTAAAAAG GGGCAATTTGTTCTCTGTAAACTGGAGTTTGATTCAAAAGGAGAGAAGAGCAAGAAAGGTGAACAAAGCCACCATATAGCTCCAGTCTCCCATTCTGAAGTTGAACCAAGTCAGAGTATGGATTCTGATTCTGAAAATATAAACCCAAGTGAGATGGCTATGAGATATTCACCTTGTGATGAAAGTGAATTAAGCCATCATGCGGGTTCCCATTTTGGAAATCAAAATCCAAGTGAGCTGATGAATAATTCAGCTCGCCAACTTAGTGAGTTAAGCCACCATATGGCTTCTGATTCTGAAAATAACCTAATGCCTAATTTAGTTTATGATGGAAGTGGGTCAAGCCACTCCACGGTTTTTAATTGTGAAGATCTTTACTGGAATCAGCCTACAGTTGATTCAGCTTATAATGGAAGCGAAAGCCTTTACATGGCTTTCGATTCtgaaaatcaaaacccaaatgAGCTCCCGACAGTTGATAATTCAGCTTCTAATGTCAGCAAAAACCATGGCATGGCTTTTGGTTTGGCAAATCATAACCCGAATGTATCGCTGACAGTTGATAATTCAACTTCTAATGTCAGTGAAAGTCATCATATGGCTTTAGTTttggaaaatcaaaatctaaacaATAGCATTTCTATATTAACTTGTGAGAATTCTTTAATGGCTTCTCGTGGTTTGGAAAATCAAGAACCATTCTTTCCACCTTGTAGTCTTATAAACCAGTCAACGTATGATAAGAGTGAATCAAGTAGCCTaatggattttgattttgaaaatcaaaatctagTAAAGGAATTCGATATATCAGCCTTCTGTGAAGGTGTATGGAGTAATACCACAGCAACTCCTCCGGATTTTGGAAATCAAAATCCTTGTAAGAAGACTGATATGTCAACCCTTGAAGAAGGTTATTCGAGTTACTTTAACTCCTCTTCTTCAGATAATGATCTAGCTGATGTGGCGCTTCCAGAG CAGGTAAGCCCTGGACTACAAGCAGAGATAGAAGGGTGTTTCGAGCAAGAAAACATCCCCAACCCTGCACTTGTCCAGCTTCCTGCGTACATGGAGGAAAGCCACTCCTTCAGGGGCTTTGGTACCTTGGAAAATCAAGAACCATTCTTTTCACCTCGTAGTTTTATAAACCAGTCAACGTATGATAAGAGTGAATCAAGTAGCCTAATGAACTTTGATTTTGGAAATCAAAATCTAGTAAAGGAATTCGATATATCAGCCTTCGGTGAAGGTGTATGGAGTAATACCACAGCAACTCCTCCGGATTTTGGAAATCAAAATCCTTGTAAGAAGACTGATATGTCAACCCTTGAAGAAGGTTATTCGAGTTACTTTAACTCCTCTTCTTCAGATAATGATCTAGCTGATGTGGCGCTTCCAGAG CAGGTAAGCCCTGGACCACAAGCAGAGATAGAAGGGTGTTTCGAGCAAGAAAACATCCCCAACCCTGCACTTGTCCAGCTTCCTGCGTGCATGGAGGAAAGCCACTCCTTCAGGGGCTTTGGTACCTTGGAAAATCAAGAACCATTCTTTCCATCTTGTAGTTTTATAAACCAGTCAACGTATGATAAGAGTGAATCAAGTAGCCTAATGAACTTTGATTTTGGAAATCAAAATCTAGTAAAGGAATTCGATATATCAGCCTTCGGTGAAGGTGTATGGAGTAATACCACAGCAACTCCTCCGGATTTTGGAAATCAAAATCCTTGTAAGAAGACTGATATGTCAACCCCTGAAGAAG GTTATTCGAGTTACTTTAACTCCTCTTCTTCAGATAATGATCTAGCTGATGTGGCGCTTCCAGAG CAGGTAAGCCCTGGACCACAAGCAGAGATAGAAGGGTGTTTCGAGCAAGAAAACATCCCCAACCCTACACTTGTCCAGCTTCCTTTTCTGGGGTTCGAGTAG
- the LOC112324026 gene encoding uncharacterized protein LOC112324026 isoform X12, which produces MDDYFSSVLPILLLLMEQGFKFDPSDEELIRKYLVPKTRGDIMRGLPMAVVNLCEHEPWDLPGKSIIKLTGQVAWYFLCPRDLRGKVHRRKTKAGYWKPTSQQKSITAEHTNKKIGVVRTLRFYEKQVRTGWMIYEFDLIAESSQFKKGQFVLCKLEFDSKGEKSKKGEQSHHIAPVSHSEVEPSQSMDSDSENINPSEMAMRYSPCDESELSHHAGSHFGNQNPSELMNNSARQLSELSHHMASDSENNLMPNLVYDGSGSSHSTVFNCEDLYWNQPTVDSAYNGSESLYMAFDSENQNPNELPTVDNSASNVSKNHGMAFGLANHNPNVSLTVDNSTSNVSESHHMALVLENQNLNNSISILTCENSLMASRGLENQEPFFPPCSLINQSTYDKSESSSLMDFDFENQNLVKEFDISAFCEGVWSNTTATPPDFGNQNPCKKTDMSTLEEGYSSYFNSSSSDNDLADVALPEQVSPGLQAEIEGCFEQENIPNPALVQLPAYMEESHSFRGFGTLENQEPFFSPRSFINQSTYDKSESSSLMNFDFGNQNLVKEFDISAFGEGVWSNTTATPPDFGNQNPCKKTDMSTLEEGYSSYFNSSSSDNDLADVALPEQVSPGPQAEIEGCFEQENIPNPALVQLPACMEESHSFRGFGTLENQEPFFPSCSFINQSTYDKSESSSLMNFDFGNQNLVKEFDISAFGEGVWSNTTATPPDFGNQNPCKKTDMSTPEEGYSSYFNSSSSDNDLADVAHPEQVSPGPQAEIEGCFEQENIPNPTLVQLPFLGFE; this is translated from the exons ATGGACGACTATTTCTCATCAG tccTGCCAATCTTACTGCTATTAATGGAACAAGGATTCAAATTTGATCCATCCGATGAAGAATTAATAAGGAAGTATCTGGTGCCGAAAACCCGTGGTGATATCATGAGAGGCTTGCCCATGGCAGTCGTTAACCTATGCGAGCATGAGCCATGGGATCTACCTG GTAAATCCATTATAAAGTTAACCGGTCAAGTAGCGTGGTATTTCTTATGCCCTCGCGATCTTAGGGGCAAAGTTCACCGCAGAAAAACCAAGGCCGGATACTGGAAACCGACCAGCCAGCAAAAGTCAATAACGGCTGAGCATACTAATAAAAAGATTGGGGTAGTGAGGACTTTGAGATTCTATGAAAAACAAGTGAGGACTGGTTGGATGATATACGAATTTGACCTCATCGCCGAATCTAGCCAGTTTAAAAAG GGGCAATTTGTTCTCTGTAAACTGGAGTTTGATTCAAAAGGAGAGAAGAGCAAGAAAGGTGAACAAAGCCACCATATAGCTCCAGTCTCCCATTCTGAAGTTGAACCAAGTCAGAGTATGGATTCTGATTCTGAAAATATAAACCCAAGTGAGATGGCTATGAGATATTCACCTTGTGATGAAAGTGAATTAAGCCATCATGCGGGTTCCCATTTTGGAAATCAAAATCCAAGTGAGCTGATGAATAATTCAGCTCGCCAACTTAGTGAGTTAAGCCACCATATGGCTTCTGATTCTGAAAATAACCTAATGCCTAATTTAGTTTATGATGGAAGTGGGTCAAGCCACTCCACGGTTTTTAATTGTGAAGATCTTTACTGGAATCAGCCTACAGTTGATTCAGCTTATAATGGAAGCGAAAGCCTTTACATGGCTTTCGATTCtgaaaatcaaaacccaaatgAGCTCCCGACAGTTGATAATTCAGCTTCTAATGTCAGCAAAAACCATGGCATGGCTTTTGGTTTGGCAAATCATAACCCGAATGTATCGCTGACAGTTGATAATTCAACTTCTAATGTCAGTGAAAGTCATCATATGGCTTTAGTTttggaaaatcaaaatctaaacaATAGCATTTCTATATTAACTTGTGAGAATTCTTTAATGGCTTCTCGTGGTTTGGAAAATCAAGAACCATTCTTTCCACCTTGTAGTCTTATAAACCAGTCAACGTATGATAAGAGTGAATCAAGTAGCCTaatggattttgattttgaaaatcaaaatctagTAAAGGAATTCGATATATCAGCCTTCTGTGAAGGTGTATGGAGTAATACCACAGCAACTCCTCCGGATTTTGGAAATCAAAATCCTTGTAAGAAGACTGATATGTCAACCCTTGAAGAAGGTTATTCGAGTTACTTTAACTCCTCTTCTTCAGATAATGATCTAGCTGATGTGGCGCTTCCAGAG CAGGTAAGCCCTGGACTACAAGCAGAGATAGAAGGGTGTTTCGAGCAAGAAAACATCCCCAACCCTGCACTTGTCCAGCTTCCTGCGTACATGGAGGAAAGCCACTCCTTCAGGGGCTTTGGTACCTTGGAAAATCAAGAACCATTCTTTTCACCTCGTAGTTTTATAAACCAGTCAACGTATGATAAGAGTGAATCAAGTAGCCTAATGAACTTTGATTTTGGAAATCAAAATCTAGTAAAGGAATTCGATATATCAGCCTTCGGTGAAGGTGTATGGAGTAATACCACAGCAACTCCTCCGGATTTTGGAAATCAAAATCCTTGTAAGAAGACTGATATGTCAACCCTTGAAGAAGGTTATTCGAGTTACTTTAACTCCTCTTCTTCAGATAATGATCTAGCTGATGTGGCGCTTCCAGAG CAGGTAAGCCCTGGACCACAAGCAGAGATAGAAGGGTGTTTCGAGCAAGAAAACATCCCCAACCCTGCACTTGTCCAGCTTCCTGCGTGCATGGAGGAAAGCCACTCCTTCAGGGGCTTTGGTACCTTGGAAAATCAAGAACCATTCTTTCCATCTTGTAGTTTTATAAACCAGTCAACGTATGATAAGAGTGAATCAAGTAGCCTAATGAACTTTGATTTTGGAAATCAAAATCTAGTAAAGGAATTCGATATATCAGCCTTCGGTGAAGGTGTATGGAGTAATACCACAGCAACTCCTCCGGATTTTGGAAATCAAAATCCTTGTAAGAAGACTGATATGTCAACCCCTGAAGAAGGTTATTCGAGTTACTTTAACTCCTCTTCTTCAGATAATGATCTAGCTGATGTGGCGCATCCAGAG CAGGTAAGCCCTGGACCACAAGCAGAGATAGAAGGGTGTTTCGAGCAAGAAAACATCCCCAACCCTACACTTGTCCAGCTTCCTTTTCTGGGGTTCGAGTAG
- the LOC112324026 gene encoding uncharacterized protein LOC112324026 isoform X6 codes for MDDYFSSVLPILLLLMEQGFKFDPSDEELIRKYLVPKTRGDIMRGLPMAVVNLCEHEPWDLPGKSIIKLTGQVAWYFLCPRDLRGKVHRRKTKAGYWKPTSQQKSITAEHTNKKIGVVRTLRFYEKQVRTGWMIYEFDLIAESSQFKKGQFVLCKLEFDSKGEKSKKGEQSHHIAPVSHSEVEPSQSMDSDSENINPSEMAMRYSPCDESELSHHAGSHFGNQNPSELMNNSARQLSELSHHMASDSENNLMPNLVYDGSGSSHSTVFNCEDLYWNQPTVDSAYNGSESLYMAFDSENQNPNELPTVDNSASNVSKNHGMAFGLANHNPNVSLTVDNSTSNVSESHHMALVLENQNLNNSISILTCENSLMASRGLENQEPFFPPCSLINQSTYDKSESSSLMDFDFENQNLVKEFDISAFCEGVWSNTTATPPDFGNQNPCKKTDMSTLEEGYSSYFNSSSSDNDLADVALPEQVSPGLQAEIEGCFEQENIPNPALVQLPAYMEESHSFRGFGTLENQEPFFSPRSFINQSTYDKSESSSLMNFDFGNQNLVKEFDISAFGEGVWSNTTATPPDFGNQNPCKKTDMSTLEEGYSSYFNSSSSDNDLADVALPEQVSPGPQAEIEGCFEQENIPNPALVQLPACMEESHSFRGFGTLENQEPFFPSCSFINQSTYDKSESSSLMNFDFGNQNLVKEFDISAFGEGVWSNTTATPPDFGNQNPCKKTDMSTPEEGYSSYFNSSSSDNDLADVAHPEQVSPGLQAEIEGCFEQENIPNPALVQLPAYMEESHSFRGFGTLENQEPFFPPCSFINQSTYDKSESSSLMNFDFGNQNLVKEFDISAFGEGVWSNTTATPPDFGNQNPCKKSDMSTLEEGYSSYFNSSSSDNDLADVALPEVSPGPQAEIEGCFEQENIPNPTLVQLPFLGFE; via the exons ATGGACGACTATTTCTCATCAG tccTGCCAATCTTACTGCTATTAATGGAACAAGGATTCAAATTTGATCCATCCGATGAAGAATTAATAAGGAAGTATCTGGTGCCGAAAACCCGTGGTGATATCATGAGAGGCTTGCCCATGGCAGTCGTTAACCTATGCGAGCATGAGCCATGGGATCTACCTG GTAAATCCATTATAAAGTTAACCGGTCAAGTAGCGTGGTATTTCTTATGCCCTCGCGATCTTAGGGGCAAAGTTCACCGCAGAAAAACCAAGGCCGGATACTGGAAACCGACCAGCCAGCAAAAGTCAATAACGGCTGAGCATACTAATAAAAAGATTGGGGTAGTGAGGACTTTGAGATTCTATGAAAAACAAGTGAGGACTGGTTGGATGATATACGAATTTGACCTCATCGCCGAATCTAGCCAGTTTAAAAAG GGGCAATTTGTTCTCTGTAAACTGGAGTTTGATTCAAAAGGAGAGAAGAGCAAGAAAGGTGAACAAAGCCACCATATAGCTCCAGTCTCCCATTCTGAAGTTGAACCAAGTCAGAGTATGGATTCTGATTCTGAAAATATAAACCCAAGTGAGATGGCTATGAGATATTCACCTTGTGATGAAAGTGAATTAAGCCATCATGCGGGTTCCCATTTTGGAAATCAAAATCCAAGTGAGCTGATGAATAATTCAGCTCGCCAACTTAGTGAGTTAAGCCACCATATGGCTTCTGATTCTGAAAATAACCTAATGCCTAATTTAGTTTATGATGGAAGTGGGTCAAGCCACTCCACGGTTTTTAATTGTGAAGATCTTTACTGGAATCAGCCTACAGTTGATTCAGCTTATAATGGAAGCGAAAGCCTTTACATGGCTTTCGATTCtgaaaatcaaaacccaaatgAGCTCCCGACAGTTGATAATTCAGCTTCTAATGTCAGCAAAAACCATGGCATGGCTTTTGGTTTGGCAAATCATAACCCGAATGTATCGCTGACAGTTGATAATTCAACTTCTAATGTCAGTGAAAGTCATCATATGGCTTTAGTTttggaaaatcaaaatctaaacaATAGCATTTCTATATTAACTTGTGAGAATTCTTTAATGGCTTCTCGTGGTTTGGAAAATCAAGAACCATTCTTTCCACCTTGTAGTCTTATAAACCAGTCAACGTATGATAAGAGTGAATCAAGTAGCCTaatggattttgattttgaaaatcaaaatctagTAAAGGAATTCGATATATCAGCCTTCTGTGAAGGTGTATGGAGTAATACCACAGCAACTCCTCCGGATTTTGGAAATCAAAATCCTTGTAAGAAGACTGATATGTCAACCCTTGAAGAAGGTTATTCGAGTTACTTTAACTCCTCTTCTTCAGATAATGATCTAGCTGATGTGGCGCTTCCAGAG CAGGTAAGCCCTGGACTACAAGCAGAGATAGAAGGGTGTTTCGAGCAAGAAAACATCCCCAACCCTGCACTTGTCCAGCTTCCTGCGTACATGGAGGAAAGCCACTCCTTCAGGGGCTTTGGTACCTTGGAAAATCAAGAACCATTCTTTTCACCTCGTAGTTTTATAAACCAGTCAACGTATGATAAGAGTGAATCAAGTAGCCTAATGAACTTTGATTTTGGAAATCAAAATCTAGTAAAGGAATTCGATATATCAGCCTTCGGTGAAGGTGTATGGAGTAATACCACAGCAACTCCTCCGGATTTTGGAAATCAAAATCCTTGTAAGAAGACTGATATGTCAACCCTTGAAGAAGGTTATTCGAGTTACTTTAACTCCTCTTCTTCAGATAATGATCTAGCTGATGTGGCGCTTCCAGAG CAGGTAAGCCCTGGACCACAAGCAGAGATAGAAGGGTGTTTCGAGCAAGAAAACATCCCCAACCCTGCACTTGTCCAGCTTCCTGCGTGCATGGAGGAAAGCCACTCCTTCAGGGGCTTTGGTACCTTGGAAAATCAAGAACCATTCTTTCCATCTTGTAGTTTTATAAACCAGTCAACGTATGATAAGAGTGAATCAAGTAGCCTAATGAACTTTGATTTTGGAAATCAAAATCTAGTAAAGGAATTCGATATATCAGCCTTCGGTGAAGGTGTATGGAGTAATACCACAGCAACTCCTCCGGATTTTGGAAATCAAAATCCTTGTAAGAAGACTGATATGTCAACCCCTGAAGAAGGTTATTCGAGTTACTTTAACTCCTCTTCTTCAGATAATGATCTAGCTGATGTGGCGCATCCAGAG CAGGTAAGCCCTGGACTACAAGCAGAGATAGAAGGGTGTTTCGAGCAAGAAAACATCCCCAACCCTGCACTTGTCCAGCTTCCTGCGTACATGGAGGAAAGCCACTCCTTCAGGGGCTTTGGTACCTTGGAAAATCAAGAACCATTCTTTCCACCTTGTAGTTTTATAAACCAGTCAACGTATGATAAGAGTGAATCAAGTAGCCTAATGAACTTTGATTTTGGAAATCAAAATCTAGTAAAGGAATTCGATATATCAGCCTTCGGTGAAGGTGTATGGAGTAATACCACAGCAACTCCTCCGGATTTTGGAAATCAAAATCCTTGTAAGAAGTCTGATATGTCAACCCTTGAAGAAGGTTATTCGAGTTACTTTAACTCCTCTTCTTCAGATAATGATCTAGCTGATGTGGCGCTTCCAGAG GTAAGCCCTGGACCACAAGCAGAGATAGAAGGGTGTTTCGAGCAAGAAAACATCCCCAACCCTACACTTGTCCAGCTTCCTTTTCTGGGGTTCGAGTAG